The Terriglobia bacterium DNA window ACCTCGCTGAAGGCAAGGTGAAGTTGTTTTCCCGCACGCGCGACGAAATCACCGGCTCATTCCCCGACCTGGTCGCGCCGTTGGCGGATTTCGGCGGGCCTGTAGTCCTCGACGGCGAAATCGTCGCCTGGCGCCAAGGCCGCGCGCTCTCCTTTTCCGAGCTGCAGCAGCGCCTCGGCCGCAAGACCGTCACCGAGAAGATGATGCGCGACGTTCCCGTCTGTTACGTCGCCTTCGATATCCTGTATACCGGTGGCGAACTCGTCATTGATCTTCCTCTGCGCGAGCGTCACGCGCTGCTCGACCGCATTTTCGCGGGCGCCAGACACCAGCATCGTGAACGAATCCGCGATCCGCAGGGAAAGTTCGAGTTCGAGCCCGCCATCGAGCAGGACGATCGGCAGCACATCGCCGCCATCCGCGCGCCCGTGCTGCGCGCCACTTCGCCCGACCACCTGAACCAGCTTTTCGGTGCCGCCCAAGCCCGCGGCAACGAAGGTCTGATGATCAAAGACCTCGACTCGGTATACACGCCGGGCCGCCGCGGTCGTTCGTGGCTGAAGCTCAAGCGCGAACTTGCCACCCTCGATGTTGTCGTCACCGCAGTCGAGTGGGGCCACGGCAAGCGCGCCGGCGTGCTCAGCGACTACACCTTCGCGGTGCGCGATGGCGAGCGCCTGCTCAACGTCGGCAAGGCGTATTCCGGCCTGACCGACAAAGAAATCGGCAACCTGACGGAGTGGTTTCTGGCGCACACCATCGAGGATCACGGCTTCGGGCGCGAGGTCGAGCCCAGCATTGTGCTCGAGGTCGCCTTCAACGCGGTGATGCAGTCCGACCGCCACGACAGCGGCTTCGCCCTGCGGTTCCCGCGCATCCTCCGCCTCCGCCCCGACAAATCTCCCGCCG harbors:
- a CDS encoding ATP-dependent DNA ligase, whose translation is MRLLATAAEAIGGTTKKNEKVDILGDYFRARSIPEAAASAVFLSGRAFPACQETTLQVGGALLCQVLKNITGKPDAALNAAYRRRGDLGHAAYDLLASVAPPLSRPGLARQGGKEGSLNVLDVAHAFRDLAAVRGPAAKATLLRELLEKATPLEAKYLVKIVTGELRIGLKESLVEEAIAKAFQAPIADVQRANMLLGDIGETLRLTATQRLADARLRLFHPLGFMLASPVENAGEAFAFFPDAVVEDKYDGIRAQAHLAEGKVKLFSRTRDEITGSFPDLVAPLADFGGPVVLDGEIVAWRQGRALSFSELQQRLGRKTVTEKMMRDVPVCYVAFDILYTGGELVIDLPLRERHALLDRIFAGARHQHRERIRDPQGKFEFEPAIEQDDRQHIAAIRAPVLRATSPDHLNQLFGAAQARGNEGLMIKDLDSVYTPGRRGRSWLKLKRELATLDVVVTAVEWGHGKRAGVLSDYTFAVRDGERLLNVGKAYSGLTDKEIGNLTEWFLAHTIEDHGFGREVEPSIVLEVAFNAVMQSDRHDSGFALRFPRILRLRPDKSPAEIDTLQRVREIYERQKPTYPNAV